The Juglans regia cultivar Chandler chromosome 16, Walnut 2.0, whole genome shotgun sequence nucleotide sequence CCTCTTTTGCTCTTCACTGGCTGACAAAGGTTCCTGAGGAAGTGACAGAAGAGAACTCTTCCGCATGGAATAAGGGGAGAATTAGCTACGTGGGTAGTTCTTCTGAAGTTGTGAAGGCTTACACAGAACAATTTGTTAGGGACATGGAGGGTTTCTTCAGAGCAAGGGCTGTAGAATTGAGCAGCCATGGATTGATGGCAATTCTCATGCCTTGCCGCCCAGAGGGAACCCTTCCTTCTGAGTCAATTATCATGCAAGTATTTGAGGTTTTGGGATGTGCGCTTACAGATATGGCTAAAGAGGTAATAAGATTTTGATCACTTCCACCTGTGGACTTCACATGATCTCTGTCCATCTCTCTCTGCACTGAACTATCTCTATCAGTCAAGCAATTGGAGAGTATCTCAACTGCAAATGTGTATTATCATATTAGGGTACtaggtttgttttttcttattttattttatagttctCCTAATTCTGTCTCCTTAAAAACATGCATGCAGGGTCTGGTAAGTGAAGCTCTTGTGGACTCATTCAATCTACCCATTTTTATCCCAACTGGCAACGAAGTAAAAGAAGTGCTCTCAAATATCGAGCATCTTACAATTGAGAAGTCAGAGGAAATAAACTACCCACCAAACCTTAGCAATCTTGAAGATGTTCGATCGTGCATTGGTCATGTAAGAGCAGTAATGGAAGGCATCTTATGCGAACACTTTGGAGCTGAGCTCCTTGACCAACTTTTTGAGAGGTACTCAAACAAGGTTGAACAGTTCTCCAAGACCTCAGTCTTTACTCGAATTGAGAAGCTGGAAAACTTATTTCTACTCCTGAAGCGCAATCCTAGTTCCTAGAATTGCTCCAGAACCGCGCGCCATTAATGAACATGCAGCTTCTATCAACAAATTTCGATCCAAAGAAATAATATCAGAAAGATGCTGAAATGTTTTGTCACTGACTGTTGAAAATTTCagcatttttatatataggtatTAATCATTTGGTGCAGTAGTTTGATTTGATTATTCAAAAGCTGCACCAAATTAAGTAATCTGGTTTATGACGCTGCATGTACCAACTTTCATGAGCAAGTCAAGAAGAAATAAACGAAGTCTAGCTTGTCTCCAATTCTTTGAGCCCCACATCATGAACAGAATTTATAGTCACAGAAATGCATATAGAGAAGAAGACAAAGGAGCTAATATCCTTTCATCCTCCTCTATTTTGCCTTGGttgaaaaaagaaggaaaaataacaaGTACGGGAATCATGATTTGCGTTGCACCAATGGtcatgtattatatatgatgCATATATGCAGCATGCAGAACACAGCCAAAGGAAGACCTATActcctataatatataatgctaACAATTGAATTACCTCTTTAATTGGTATTTACTGATGAAATCTGATGCATGCGGCTGAATCTAGACCTCtcaaacaaacataaaattagTTTGCAAATTAAGGAATTCCATGCTTGGATATATGCCCCCTTTATTTCACTACTGCATAGCTGATAGCTGATAACTGagaattacaaatttacaaggGAATGAGCTATATCAATCATAATACAAGATCGATGCATAATGATATATCCAGCTTATCCCTTGTGGCACGCatattacttttacttttacttttaccaaAAGTAGTCAGTACAGTACTGATCATTCATTACTGAGGTCAAAGTCAGTGGGAGAGGGGGAGCTAGGGAGCTTTGTTCAATGCATGGAATGCACTACAGAACTAGCAGTCAATGTTTCTGAATAGCCAAATAAACAAATGGATCATGGAGTCCACGATACGTTAAAGACTCCTTATAGTAAAAAATACTCTTTGTAACATTGCCGATggttcttttaaaatatattattaattttttttttaattttatatattgattttaaattagtatgtaagatataaaaaatagttagttTATAACCTATTGTaagaaaacataattaaaaatattttaagtatgtaagattaatatttaagtGATTTTTACAATAGATCatacatcaacttatctattttttctctacatcatttaaatattcttgttttaatatttttatttcatttcaaatatttcttctaactattaatgaatttgtaaaagagagaaaataattaaaaatattttaaagttgtgtagtaaaatataatcaaaataaaaaatccattgaaaggatcttttgatcaatttttttttatattttataaaaaaaaaaatatttcatacgAGCCATTGTGAATGATATAAAATGCTGGCATTTAAAGTTGAACAGtggaatatattttcaaatctgTTTTTCTAGGTTTATAAATATGCATAGTTTGCAGAAGCCCATTATACAAAGATTTCTGTGCGAAGTTAATGCATGTAAGCCACGTGGTGGCCATGCCTTACTTCCTTGGGACGGAATCTGTGTAGCAGTGTAGCTGTAACACGACATTACTCTGTATATCCATTAAAACTACAGAGAGATGTTATAACGAATTCGGGAACATGCATCACATGCAAATGGATGTTTGTGAACTTGGTGAAGGGTGATATCAGAGCGCCCATTCTTAAGAAAACTTGATCTCATGCCAACAGATAGCTGTAAGAATTTCTATTAATGCACCAATTATAaggactcttttttttttttttttaagaggacgTAGTCTCAATCTTATTAATAACCGTCACTTACAATGAAGGAAAACCTCTTTTACATAATATGCAAGCacagtatgtgttaattatcaTGGTTATGATTATGATGATCATGAATAACAATCATTTCTACTTGTGCTTCAGTGAGGAGTGGTGGAAGCTGCTAGAATAAAGATCAACGAGGTCATAACTAATCACTTCGACATCAAAACATAGCTTTCATCTACTTCTCCAAAGCCAGTGTAATAGCAGACTTAGGTTGTTCTACAGGACCCAATACCTTCATCGCTGAGCAAAACATAATAGAGGCCCTTGAACTCTTATACATAATAGAGGACTTGACACTGATCAGATTCCAGAATTTCAAGTGTTCTTCAATGACAATTCCTCCAATGATTTCAACACTCTTCAagtccctccctccctcccaacAGACAATACTTTGCAGCCAGCTGGGGTGAGTGAGTGAAGCAAAGGtggattttttcaatttgcCCCTATACTACACTTCCTGAATTGAAGGAATTGATTGGAAGAAATAAGCATTTCAGCATTGAGAGAATGGAAAATCTGAATAACCCGAAGAAGCATGTTATCTTGCCGAAGCCCTCAATGCGTTCTTCATATAATACATGATGAGAGCCAAATTGGAAGGAGAATTTGTGAAGCAGTTCGGAAATTCTATCATGCACGGATGAGTTAATGTTTAATCGCTAGTACCCTGAGAAAGTTGCAGGCTCCTCCTTTTTCTTATATCCAGAGACCTACAAATACATTACATTGTTTGTACTTCTAAAACGCAAGGATTAGACTTTAGTTTCATCAAACCAAACAATAATGCATGGGATTCCAATTCCTTGATCAGCTCTTATAAGTGTAATCAAGTTCAATGATCTattctcttttacttttttgtttcaTGTATAGTTTAATCTAGTTTTAGAACAATCAAGAACAATGATTTCCCAAGATCTAATCTTTGAGATGAACAAAAAATTAGACAATCTTAATAGATAAAACTAAAAACAGATCAGTTATTCTTGTGTTTCAATTTGGAGATCATACGTTCACTTTTGTTAGTTTTGCATTTATATTGCAAAGAGAGAAGTGGTTATGGGGACAaggtaaaatataatttccctACACCAAATATAGATGCTTTGGTCCGTTCAACATAGATTTTAAACAATAATACTGAAGTCACGGGAAAAAGAGACTTGACAGGAAATTCTCCTCTTCAACGTTTCACGAGAAGAAAGCCTCCCTAGTAGATAGAAGATTGTCTATCAAACATGTCCACTAATTAATGCCATTCTATATTTCTCATCATTCATTAAAGCTATACATAGGAAAATCATCGTGTATGCTATTTATTCACATATAAAGCACATTACGCAGACCAACAGAGGGATCACAAATCATAAATGAGATTTAGTTTAATCCAATCCATTTAATGAAGGACGGGACAACATGACAGATAATAAATACAACACAACCAAAACCAATTATATAGCCAAAAGGGTCAGAAGCTACCCAGATACGCTAGTGTTGCTTATAGTATCCACTTTGGTGAGGAGGAGGATAGGGAGCTGGAATGTTATAAGGAGGCCGAGGAAGAGATCCAGGTTGTTGTGCGTGAGCATTGTAGTACGGGCCTCGCCACCCCGGATAAGCTGGTTGGCCATACTCATGGCTTGCAGGTAGCTGCTGTTGGGCCTGAGGAGGTGGATATGGAGCAGCAGAAGCAGGTGGAACTTGGTATGGATGAAGCGGCGGCGGCTGCTGTGGGGAGCTGTAAGGGGCAGGCGGGTGACCGTATCCTGCCATTGTTGGCTGCTCACGGGTATGGTAGTAAGGTGTTTGTGAACGAGGATCTGCCTGCGGATGTAAATTGGATCTCTGATTCTGATATCCTACCGAAGGGTAATTGCTGTTGTTCGCACCTGTGTTTTTGCCATCTTGGAAACTTAGGCCCGCCATTTGTCTTTGCACATCTTCAATCATTTCCCGGCATTGGATGCCTCTGGTCATGACAAAATCACTGCATTGCTGCTTTACATTTGTGATTGCATCCTATTGGAAAAACACAGCTCATATATCAGCTAATTGTGTGAAAATATACCCCTTTTCTCAACATCAAAATAGGCCAAGTGTATAAAGCAACAACTGATCAACTTATTACCTGAAAAGTAACATAGAACTTCAACCCTTCATTTATATTCTCCTTAATCTCACGAAACTTTGCAATGGCAGCTTGAATCTGCTTGTAACATTTTTCACGAGATGCTGGAAATATTGAGGGGCAAAAAGaccaaatcaaaatatatcaaaatgcaGCCTATAAGCATCATCAAAGCAAGGGATTATAGTAGCATGTTTAGAAAGAacgtaaataacttttttttttattattattattatatttttgccCCACGTTAGTGCAAGAAGGGGAAAATAGTAGCATCTTTAGAAAGGAGGGGGGAAAAGGCAGACAATAGAGGAAAGGCATAAccagattttttttctaaaaaaaaaagaacaataagaTAATCCGAGAATGTGATGTCATTTGACCACCAGAATGATAACCCCGGAGAAACACGAATGGTAGTCTTTAATAGACCAGCACAGAAACAGACCCCTACACATGCAAGCCCTGGGATTCAGGTATATTTGTTAGAAACAGGTGGATAGAACAGACACGGATCCTTGCTCCTAAAAGTTTTCAGAAACCAAGGTACCCATGAGTTGATTAACATACTTGAGAAACAGGTAGATCTCATACACCATGTCATAGATGGACTACTAAATCATGGTCATATTGATTAGTATTCCCTGTGTTAATGAGGTTAACACTTCAATCCATCACCAAATCAGATTTTCAACACCCTGCTCTCAAATGTATGCTTTGAAAAGACACCTTAAGTCAGAGTAACCAATAGAAACTGATATGCCTGCAGCATAATGTATatgtgaaaagttttaaacggCATTAGGCTGTAAAATGCATAGAATGCATGAAGATCTTTCACACATTTAACAATAAAGAcagtaaagaaaagaaaaaattgaatgtgtccttaaaaaagaaatgatccAACCAAAACACCAACCTTTATAATCTTCAAGGTTAAAGATCGCTGAAAACTCATCATTTTGAGCCTGTACACAAAAATAACAATGTTATTAAGATGCTAAAAATGCTTCATCCTTAACCTTACGAAAATCAAAACTAACAGTTATATGGGTAAAAATGTCAAGTTGATGcattgcaggaaaaaaaaagaaaaagatgctattcagagaaaaaaaaatgaaaaggctgtgggaaaataaaatattgtgaaacgCCCAATTTGCAATCACTCTCAAACCCTCAATTTTAACAATTACCATCCTAAACTACCAAAAATGGTAATCCACACCCTCCATGAAAAATTTGActtaaataaacttaataaaaatttgaaaaatcaaaaataaaaagttaaaacagggaaaaaataatttttaaaaaatattcaaataattaaaaacataaaaattgaaatttatttttttaagaaattttttttttaaaaaaaaaaagcataaaggAAAAGGCATAAGTAATTTCATTCAAACAAGAAAAAGCACGAAaagtaaaataatcattttttccttaattaaagtttaatccttttattttaaaaaaaaatagaaaacatttatatttttaaatattttctataaagtttttttaattaacaggATACTTTGTCTTTTGGAGAACTTTCAGAGGTGACTGTCTTTTTAAGCGAAAAATAGGGTACTGAAAGTTTTTGCTAGTGTGTCATTGCCGAAATTGATAACATGGGGGTAATTGCAAATTAAGTTACAGTTTGAATGGGGCTTCGTATTTTTCACTAAAGAATTAGACCTGGATT carries:
- the LOC109012543 gene encoding loganic acid O-methyltransferase-like, coding for MGKSIAMNGGEGPNSYTHNSKQQRKGSDRAKVLLSNCIQEKLTVENKLNTANQQIFRIADLGCSVGPNTFASVQTIIEATELTFKTQILEYKPPEFQVFFNDHVGNDFNTLFKALPLDRQYMAVGVPGSFHGRLFPKASMNFMHSSFALHWLTKVPEEVTEENSSAWNKGRISYVGSSSEVVKAYTEQFVRDMEGFFRARAVELSSHGLMAILMPCRPEGTLPSESIIMQVFEVLGCALTDMAKEGLVSEALVDSFNLPIFIPTGNEVKEVLSNIEHLTIEKSEEINYPPNLSNLEDVRSCIGHVRAVMEGILCEHFGAELLDQLFERYSNKVEQFSKTSVFTRIEKLENLFLLLKRNPSS